The following are encoded together in the Lagopus muta isolate bLagMut1 chromosome Z, bLagMut1 primary, whole genome shotgun sequence genome:
- the CZH9orf85 gene encoding uncharacterized protein C9orf85 homolog: MSSEKGNVARRRPQRHQNARAFRNDKYDTSARLKKINSKLHDGVCQHCKGILEWRVKFSKYKLLSKPKKCVKCLQKAVKDPYHIICRPCASKLEVCAKCGKEKEIVIPINKGQDGIEDKTTKNSQESGLEDELDFDTNLSSTDSEEDSDRLEESFRSMNFERTEIQKLEFVEETVHNEL, translated from the exons ATGAGCTCCGAGAAGGGGAACGTGGCGCGCAGGCGGCCCCAGCGCCACCAGAACGCGCGCGCCTTCAGGAACGACAAGTACGACACCAGCGCGCGGCTGAAG aaaataaattctaaacTTCATGACGGAGTGTGTCAGCATTGTAAAGGTATTTTGGAGTGGCGGGTAAAATTCAGCAAGTATAAACTACTATCAAAACCTAAAAAATG tGTGAAGTGCCTCCAGAAAGCTGTGAAAGATCCTTACCACATTATTTGTCGACCATGTGCTAGTAAACTAGAAGTTTGTGCCAaatgtggaaaggaaaaagaaattgtaattcC GATCAATAAAGGACAAGATGGAATTGAGGATAAGACTACTAAAAACAGCCAGGAAAGTGGACTGGAGGATGAACTGGATTTTGACACGAACTTGAGTAGTACAGACAGTGAAGAAGATTCTGATAGGCTTGAAGAAAGTTTTAGAAGTATGAACTTTGAAAGGACAGAGATTCAAAAACTTGAGTTTGTAGAAGAGACTGTACACAATGAATTGTGA